In Xiphophorus couchianus chromosome 8, X_couchianus-1.0, whole genome shotgun sequence, the following proteins share a genomic window:
- the scarb1 gene encoding scavenger receptor class B member 1 isoform X3 encodes MATDKSKVAIGFIAAGALTLMFGIISAIIGPTVMKNQVVKNTIIDPKNDLSYTMWKDLPVPFFMSVYFFHVLNPEEILNGEKPMVEQRGPYVYRKQCRKENITFHPNSTVSYREYRRYFFEPSMSVGNESDVITIPNMLVLGAAVMLEDLPYALRLFISATFKTFKEGPFLTKTVEELMWGYDSKLVEFLNKYLPGMLPSTGKFGLFAEFNNSNTGLFTIHTGRDDIRNVHKVDSWNGLTELSYWRTPQCNMINGTAGQLWPPFMTKETTLPFYSPDACRSLELVYQRLGVMKGIPLYRYVAPKTMFANGTDYLPNEGFCPCRQSGLLNVSSCRYNSPVFISHPHFFNADPVLLDYVLGLHPTEEEHGLFIDIHPLTGVPLNVSIRLQLNLYMKKISGITETGKISEVVMPMLWFEENGYIDGPILTTFHTNLVILPAVMEYMQYIFIALGLLTTIVAVLVYYKVKACEGDAFLRESTSTSTHERTPLLQDKQH; translated from the exons ATGGCCACTGATAAATCTAAAGTAGCCATTGGATTTATAGCTGCAGGCGCTCTGACTCTGATGTTTGGAATAATTTCAGCAATTATTGGGCCAACAGTTATGAAGAACCAAGTAGTGAAG AACACCATCATTGATCCAAAGAATGACCTCTCCTACACCATGTGGAAGGACCTCCCTGTGCCCTTCTTCATGTCCGTCTACTTTTTTCATGTCCTCAACCCTGAGGAGATCCTGAATGGAGAAAAGCCCATGGTGGAGCAGAGAGGACCGTATGTGTACAG AAAGCAGTGTCGGAAGGAAAACATCACTTTTCACCCCAACAGCACCGTGTCCTACAGAGAATACCGCAGATACTTCTTTGAGCCCTCCATGTCGGTTGGGAACGAGTCTGACGTCATCACCATTCCCAACATGTTGGTGCTG GGCGCAGCGGTGATGCTGGAGGACCTGCCCTATGCACTGCGGCTGTTTATCAGCGCCACCTTCAAGACGTTCAAGGAAGGTCCCTTCCTGACCAAGACGGTGGAAGAGCTGATGTGGGGCTATGACAGCAAACTGGTCGAGTTCCTCAACAAGTACCTGCCGGGCATGCTGCCGTCCACAGGAAAGTTTGGCCTCTTTGCAGAG tttaataACTCCAATACTGGTCTATTCACCATCCACACCGGGAGAGATGACATCAGAAACGTCCACAAAGTCGACTCCTGGAATGGCCTCACTGAg CTGAGCTACTGGAGGACACCTCAGTGTAACATGATCAATGGAACAGCCGGGCAGCTGTGGCCTCCTTTTATGACAAAAGAGACCACTCTGCCTTTCTACAGCCCAGACGCCTGCAG ATCTCTGGAGCTTGTGTATCAGCGACTAGGCGTGATGAAAGGCATCCCTCTGTATCGATATGTCGCTCCCAAGACCATGTTCGCGAATGGGACGGATTATCTTCCAAATGAAGGCTTCTGCCCCTGCAGACAGTCTGGGCTGCTCAACGTCAGTAGCTGCCGCTACA ACTCTCCGGTCTTCATCTCTCATCCTCACTTCTTTAATGCTGATCCTGTGCTGCTGGACTACGTGCTGGGTCTTCACCCCACTGAGGAGGAGCACGGCCTTTTCATTGACATTCATCCT ctCACAGGTGTCCCTCTGAATGTCTCCATACGTCTACAGCTTAACCTCTACATGAAGAAAATATCAGGAATTAC AGAAACTGGAAAGATTTCTGAGGTGGTGATGCCCATGCTGTGGTTTGAGGAG AACGGATACATTGATGGACCAATCCTCACTACGTTCCACACTAACCTGGTTATTCTCCCTGCTGTCATGGAGTACATGCAGTACATCTTCATAGCCCTCGGCCTGCTCACCACCATAGTGGCCGTCCTGGTGTATTACAAAGTCAAG GCATGTGAAGGAGATGCCTTTCTGAGGGAAAGCACGAGCACTTCAACTCATGAACGAACCCCTCTGCTTCAAGACAAGCAGCACTGA
- the scarb1 gene encoding scavenger receptor class B member 1 isoform X4 — translation MATDKSKVAIGFIAAGALTLMFGIISAIIGPTVMKNQVVKNTIIDPKNDLSYTMWKDLPVPFFMSVYFFHVLNPEEILNGEKPMVEQRGPYVYRKQCRKENITFHPNSTVSYREYRRYFFEPSMSVGNESDVITIPNMLVLGAAVMLEDLPYALRLFISATFKTFKEGPFLTKTVEELMWGYDSKLVEFLNKYLPGMLPSTGKFGLFAEFNNSNTGLFTIHTGRDDIRNVHKVDSWNGLTELSYWRTPQCNMINGTAGQLWPPFMTKETTLPFYSPDACRSLELVYQRLGVMKGIPLYRYVAPKTMFANGTDYLPNEGFCPCRQSGLLNVSSCRYNSPVFISHPHFFNADPVLLDYVLGLHPTEEEHGLFIDIHPLTGVPLNVSIRLQLNLYMKKISGITETGKISEVVMPMLWFEENGYIDGPILTTFHTNLVILPAVMEYMQYIFIALGLLTTIVAVLVYYKVKATSSEEGKGSHGFETQDKSMRYSGM, via the exons ATGGCCACTGATAAATCTAAAGTAGCCATTGGATTTATAGCTGCAGGCGCTCTGACTCTGATGTTTGGAATAATTTCAGCAATTATTGGGCCAACAGTTATGAAGAACCAAGTAGTGAAG AACACCATCATTGATCCAAAGAATGACCTCTCCTACACCATGTGGAAGGACCTCCCTGTGCCCTTCTTCATGTCCGTCTACTTTTTTCATGTCCTCAACCCTGAGGAGATCCTGAATGGAGAAAAGCCCATGGTGGAGCAGAGAGGACCGTATGTGTACAG AAAGCAGTGTCGGAAGGAAAACATCACTTTTCACCCCAACAGCACCGTGTCCTACAGAGAATACCGCAGATACTTCTTTGAGCCCTCCATGTCGGTTGGGAACGAGTCTGACGTCATCACCATTCCCAACATGTTGGTGCTG GGCGCAGCGGTGATGCTGGAGGACCTGCCCTATGCACTGCGGCTGTTTATCAGCGCCACCTTCAAGACGTTCAAGGAAGGTCCCTTCCTGACCAAGACGGTGGAAGAGCTGATGTGGGGCTATGACAGCAAACTGGTCGAGTTCCTCAACAAGTACCTGCCGGGCATGCTGCCGTCCACAGGAAAGTTTGGCCTCTTTGCAGAG tttaataACTCCAATACTGGTCTATTCACCATCCACACCGGGAGAGATGACATCAGAAACGTCCACAAAGTCGACTCCTGGAATGGCCTCACTGAg CTGAGCTACTGGAGGACACCTCAGTGTAACATGATCAATGGAACAGCCGGGCAGCTGTGGCCTCCTTTTATGACAAAAGAGACCACTCTGCCTTTCTACAGCCCAGACGCCTGCAG ATCTCTGGAGCTTGTGTATCAGCGACTAGGCGTGATGAAAGGCATCCCTCTGTATCGATATGTCGCTCCCAAGACCATGTTCGCGAATGGGACGGATTATCTTCCAAATGAAGGCTTCTGCCCCTGCAGACAGTCTGGGCTGCTCAACGTCAGTAGCTGCCGCTACA ACTCTCCGGTCTTCATCTCTCATCCTCACTTCTTTAATGCTGATCCTGTGCTGCTGGACTACGTGCTGGGTCTTCACCCCACTGAGGAGGAGCACGGCCTTTTCATTGACATTCATCCT ctCACAGGTGTCCCTCTGAATGTCTCCATACGTCTACAGCTTAACCTCTACATGAAGAAAATATCAGGAATTAC AGAAACTGGAAAGATTTCTGAGGTGGTGATGCCCATGCTGTGGTTTGAGGAG AACGGATACATTGATGGACCAATCCTCACTACGTTCCACACTAACCTGGTTATTCTCCCTGCTGTCATGGAGTACATGCAGTACATCTTCATAGCCCTCGGCCTGCTCACCACCATAGTGGCCGTCCTGGTGTATTACAAAGTCAAG GCAACCAGTAGTGAGGAGGGTAAAGGCTCACATGGCTTTGAAACACAGGACAAAAGTATGAGGTATTCAG GCATGTGA
- the scarb1 gene encoding scavenger receptor class B member 1 isoform X1: protein MATDKSKVAIGFIAAGALTLMFGIISAIIGPTVMKNQVVKNTIIDPKNDLSYTMWKDLPVPFFMSVYFFHVLNPEEILNGEKPMVEQRGPYVYRKQCRKENITFHPNSTVSYREYRRYFFEPSMSVGNESDVITIPNMLVLGAAVMLEDLPYALRLFISATFKTFKEGPFLTKTVEELMWGYDSKLVEFLNKYLPGMLPSTGKFGLFAEFNNSNTGLFTIHTGRDDIRNVHKVDSWNGLTELSYWRTPQCNMINGTAGQLWPPFMTKETTLPFYSPDACRSLELVYQRLGVMKGIPLYRYVAPKTMFANGTDYLPNEGFCPCRQSGLLNVSSCRYNSPVFISHPHFFNADPVLLDYVLGLHPTEEEHGLFIDIHPLTGVPLNVSIRLQLNLYMKKISGITETGKISEVVMPMLWFEENGYIDGPILTTFHTNLVILPAVMEYMQYIFIALGLLTTIVAVLVYYKVKRSSNRAATSPFFENSWVCTTVSYKSSKSRNSFPT, encoded by the exons ATGGCCACTGATAAATCTAAAGTAGCCATTGGATTTATAGCTGCAGGCGCTCTGACTCTGATGTTTGGAATAATTTCAGCAATTATTGGGCCAACAGTTATGAAGAACCAAGTAGTGAAG AACACCATCATTGATCCAAAGAATGACCTCTCCTACACCATGTGGAAGGACCTCCCTGTGCCCTTCTTCATGTCCGTCTACTTTTTTCATGTCCTCAACCCTGAGGAGATCCTGAATGGAGAAAAGCCCATGGTGGAGCAGAGAGGACCGTATGTGTACAG AAAGCAGTGTCGGAAGGAAAACATCACTTTTCACCCCAACAGCACCGTGTCCTACAGAGAATACCGCAGATACTTCTTTGAGCCCTCCATGTCGGTTGGGAACGAGTCTGACGTCATCACCATTCCCAACATGTTGGTGCTG GGCGCAGCGGTGATGCTGGAGGACCTGCCCTATGCACTGCGGCTGTTTATCAGCGCCACCTTCAAGACGTTCAAGGAAGGTCCCTTCCTGACCAAGACGGTGGAAGAGCTGATGTGGGGCTATGACAGCAAACTGGTCGAGTTCCTCAACAAGTACCTGCCGGGCATGCTGCCGTCCACAGGAAAGTTTGGCCTCTTTGCAGAG tttaataACTCCAATACTGGTCTATTCACCATCCACACCGGGAGAGATGACATCAGAAACGTCCACAAAGTCGACTCCTGGAATGGCCTCACTGAg CTGAGCTACTGGAGGACACCTCAGTGTAACATGATCAATGGAACAGCCGGGCAGCTGTGGCCTCCTTTTATGACAAAAGAGACCACTCTGCCTTTCTACAGCCCAGACGCCTGCAG ATCTCTGGAGCTTGTGTATCAGCGACTAGGCGTGATGAAAGGCATCCCTCTGTATCGATATGTCGCTCCCAAGACCATGTTCGCGAATGGGACGGATTATCTTCCAAATGAAGGCTTCTGCCCCTGCAGACAGTCTGGGCTGCTCAACGTCAGTAGCTGCCGCTACA ACTCTCCGGTCTTCATCTCTCATCCTCACTTCTTTAATGCTGATCCTGTGCTGCTGGACTACGTGCTGGGTCTTCACCCCACTGAGGAGGAGCACGGCCTTTTCATTGACATTCATCCT ctCACAGGTGTCCCTCTGAATGTCTCCATACGTCTACAGCTTAACCTCTACATGAAGAAAATATCAGGAATTAC AGAAACTGGAAAGATTTCTGAGGTGGTGATGCCCATGCTGTGGTTTGAGGAG AACGGATACATTGATGGACCAATCCTCACTACGTTCCACACTAACCTGGTTATTCTCCCTGCTGTCATGGAGTACATGCAGTACATCTTCATAGCCCTCGGCCTGCTCACCACCATAGTGGCCGTCCTGGTGTATTACAAAGTCAAG AGGTCTAGTAATAGAGCAGCGACTTCTCCATTCTTTGAGAATTCTTGGGTTTGTACAACCGTCTCATACAAATCATCCAAATCGAGAAACAGCTTTCCAACttaa
- the scarb1 gene encoding scavenger receptor class B member 1 isoform X2, whose product MAVNKSKVSVGFIAVGVLTALFGIVLVFVGPVVIDDQVVKNTIIDPKNDLSYTMWKDLPVPFFMSVYFFHVLNPEEILNGEKPMVEQRGPYVYRKQCRKENITFHPNSTVSYREYRRYFFEPSMSVGNESDVITIPNMLVLGAAVMLEDLPYALRLFISATFKTFKEGPFLTKTVEELMWGYDSKLVEFLNKYLPGMLPSTGKFGLFAEFNNSNTGLFTIHTGRDDIRNVHKVDSWNGLTELSYWRTPQCNMINGTAGQLWPPFMTKETTLPFYSPDACRSLELVYQRLGVMKGIPLYRYVAPKTMFANGTDYLPNEGFCPCRQSGLLNVSSCRYNSPVFISHPHFFNADPVLLDYVLGLHPTEEEHGLFIDIHPLTGVPLNVSIRLQLNLYMKKISGITETGKISEVVMPMLWFEENGYIDGPILTTFHTNLVILPAVMEYMQYIFIALGLLTTIVAVLVYYKVKRSSNRAATSPFFENSWVCTTVSYKSSKSRNSFPT is encoded by the exons ATGGCTGTTAATAAATCCAAAGTCTCAGTCGGATTCATAGCAGTAGGCGTCCTGACTGCGTTATTCGGTATCGTTCTCGTTTTTGTGGGGCCAGTAGTCATCGATGACCAAGTAGTAAAG AACACCATCATTGATCCAAAGAATGACCTCTCCTACACCATGTGGAAGGACCTCCCTGTGCCCTTCTTCATGTCCGTCTACTTTTTTCATGTCCTCAACCCTGAGGAGATCCTGAATGGAGAAAAGCCCATGGTGGAGCAGAGAGGACCGTATGTGTACAG AAAGCAGTGTCGGAAGGAAAACATCACTTTTCACCCCAACAGCACCGTGTCCTACAGAGAATACCGCAGATACTTCTTTGAGCCCTCCATGTCGGTTGGGAACGAGTCTGACGTCATCACCATTCCCAACATGTTGGTGCTG GGCGCAGCGGTGATGCTGGAGGACCTGCCCTATGCACTGCGGCTGTTTATCAGCGCCACCTTCAAGACGTTCAAGGAAGGTCCCTTCCTGACCAAGACGGTGGAAGAGCTGATGTGGGGCTATGACAGCAAACTGGTCGAGTTCCTCAACAAGTACCTGCCGGGCATGCTGCCGTCCACAGGAAAGTTTGGCCTCTTTGCAGAG tttaataACTCCAATACTGGTCTATTCACCATCCACACCGGGAGAGATGACATCAGAAACGTCCACAAAGTCGACTCCTGGAATGGCCTCACTGAg CTGAGCTACTGGAGGACACCTCAGTGTAACATGATCAATGGAACAGCCGGGCAGCTGTGGCCTCCTTTTATGACAAAAGAGACCACTCTGCCTTTCTACAGCCCAGACGCCTGCAG ATCTCTGGAGCTTGTGTATCAGCGACTAGGCGTGATGAAAGGCATCCCTCTGTATCGATATGTCGCTCCCAAGACCATGTTCGCGAATGGGACGGATTATCTTCCAAATGAAGGCTTCTGCCCCTGCAGACAGTCTGGGCTGCTCAACGTCAGTAGCTGCCGCTACA ACTCTCCGGTCTTCATCTCTCATCCTCACTTCTTTAATGCTGATCCTGTGCTGCTGGACTACGTGCTGGGTCTTCACCCCACTGAGGAGGAGCACGGCCTTTTCATTGACATTCATCCT ctCACAGGTGTCCCTCTGAATGTCTCCATACGTCTACAGCTTAACCTCTACATGAAGAAAATATCAGGAATTAC AGAAACTGGAAAGATTTCTGAGGTGGTGATGCCCATGCTGTGGTTTGAGGAG AACGGATACATTGATGGACCAATCCTCACTACGTTCCACACTAACCTGGTTATTCTCCCTGCTGTCATGGAGTACATGCAGTACATCTTCATAGCCCTCGGCCTGCTCACCACCATAGTGGCCGTCCTGGTGTATTACAAAGTCAAG AGGTCTAGTAATAGAGCAGCGACTTCTCCATTCTTTGAGAATTCTTGGGTTTGTACAACCGTCTCATACAAATCATCCAAATCGAGAAACAGCTTTCCAACttaa
- the scarb1 gene encoding scavenger receptor class B member 1 isoform X6, with protein sequence MAVNKSKVSVGFIAVGVLTALFGIVLVFVGPVVIDDQVVKNTIIDPKNDLSYTMWKDLPVPFFMSVYFFHVLNPEEILNGEKPMVEQRGPYVYRKQCRKENITFHPNSTVSYREYRRYFFEPSMSVGNESDVITIPNMLVLGAAVMLEDLPYALRLFISATFKTFKEGPFLTKTVEELMWGYDSKLVEFLNKYLPGMLPSTGKFGLFAEFNNSNTGLFTIHTGRDDIRNVHKVDSWNGLTELSYWRTPQCNMINGTAGQLWPPFMTKETTLPFYSPDACRSLELVYQRLGVMKGIPLYRYVAPKTMFANGTDYLPNEGFCPCRQSGLLNVSSCRYNSPVFISHPHFFNADPVLLDYVLGLHPTEEEHGLFIDIHPLTGVPLNVSIRLQLNLYMKKISGITETGKISEVVMPMLWFEENGYIDGPILTTFHTNLVILPAVMEYMQYIFIALGLLTTIVAVLVYYKVKACEGDAFLRESTSTSTHERTPLLQDKQH encoded by the exons ATGGCTGTTAATAAATCCAAAGTCTCAGTCGGATTCATAGCAGTAGGCGTCCTGACTGCGTTATTCGGTATCGTTCTCGTTTTTGTGGGGCCAGTAGTCATCGATGACCAAGTAGTAAAG AACACCATCATTGATCCAAAGAATGACCTCTCCTACACCATGTGGAAGGACCTCCCTGTGCCCTTCTTCATGTCCGTCTACTTTTTTCATGTCCTCAACCCTGAGGAGATCCTGAATGGAGAAAAGCCCATGGTGGAGCAGAGAGGACCGTATGTGTACAG AAAGCAGTGTCGGAAGGAAAACATCACTTTTCACCCCAACAGCACCGTGTCCTACAGAGAATACCGCAGATACTTCTTTGAGCCCTCCATGTCGGTTGGGAACGAGTCTGACGTCATCACCATTCCCAACATGTTGGTGCTG GGCGCAGCGGTGATGCTGGAGGACCTGCCCTATGCACTGCGGCTGTTTATCAGCGCCACCTTCAAGACGTTCAAGGAAGGTCCCTTCCTGACCAAGACGGTGGAAGAGCTGATGTGGGGCTATGACAGCAAACTGGTCGAGTTCCTCAACAAGTACCTGCCGGGCATGCTGCCGTCCACAGGAAAGTTTGGCCTCTTTGCAGAG tttaataACTCCAATACTGGTCTATTCACCATCCACACCGGGAGAGATGACATCAGAAACGTCCACAAAGTCGACTCCTGGAATGGCCTCACTGAg CTGAGCTACTGGAGGACACCTCAGTGTAACATGATCAATGGAACAGCCGGGCAGCTGTGGCCTCCTTTTATGACAAAAGAGACCACTCTGCCTTTCTACAGCCCAGACGCCTGCAG ATCTCTGGAGCTTGTGTATCAGCGACTAGGCGTGATGAAAGGCATCCCTCTGTATCGATATGTCGCTCCCAAGACCATGTTCGCGAATGGGACGGATTATCTTCCAAATGAAGGCTTCTGCCCCTGCAGACAGTCTGGGCTGCTCAACGTCAGTAGCTGCCGCTACA ACTCTCCGGTCTTCATCTCTCATCCTCACTTCTTTAATGCTGATCCTGTGCTGCTGGACTACGTGCTGGGTCTTCACCCCACTGAGGAGGAGCACGGCCTTTTCATTGACATTCATCCT ctCACAGGTGTCCCTCTGAATGTCTCCATACGTCTACAGCTTAACCTCTACATGAAGAAAATATCAGGAATTAC AGAAACTGGAAAGATTTCTGAGGTGGTGATGCCCATGCTGTGGTTTGAGGAG AACGGATACATTGATGGACCAATCCTCACTACGTTCCACACTAACCTGGTTATTCTCCCTGCTGTCATGGAGTACATGCAGTACATCTTCATAGCCCTCGGCCTGCTCACCACCATAGTGGCCGTCCTGGTGTATTACAAAGTCAAG GCATGTGAAGGAGATGCCTTTCTGAGGGAAAGCACGAGCACTTCAACTCATGAACGAACCCCTCTGCTTCAAGACAAGCAGCACTGA
- the scarb1 gene encoding scavenger receptor class B member 1 isoform X5 — protein sequence MWKDLPVPFFMSVYFFHVLNPEEILNGEKPMVEQRGPYVYRKQCRKENITFHPNSTVSYREYRRYFFEPSMSVGNESDVITIPNMLVLGAAVMLEDLPYALRLFISATFKTFKEGPFLTKTVEELMWGYDSKLVEFLNKYLPGMLPSTGKFGLFAEFNNSNTGLFTIHTGRDDIRNVHKVDSWNGLTELSYWRTPQCNMINGTAGQLWPPFMTKETTLPFYSPDACRSLELVYQRLGVMKGIPLYRYVAPKTMFANGTDYLPNEGFCPCRQSGLLNVSSCRYNSPVFISHPHFFNADPVLLDYVLGLHPTEEEHGLFIDIHPLTGVPLNVSIRLQLNLYMKKISGITETGKISEVVMPMLWFEENGYIDGPILTTFHTNLVILPAVMEYMQYIFIALGLLTTIVAVLVYYKVKRSSNRAATSPFFENSWVCTTVSYKSSKSRNSFPT from the exons ATGTGGAAGGACCTCCCTGTGCCCTTCTTCATGTCCGTCTACTTTTTTCATGTCCTCAACCCTGAGGAGATCCTGAATGGAGAAAAGCCCATGGTGGAGCAGAGAGGACCGTATGTGTACAG AAAGCAGTGTCGGAAGGAAAACATCACTTTTCACCCCAACAGCACCGTGTCCTACAGAGAATACCGCAGATACTTCTTTGAGCCCTCCATGTCGGTTGGGAACGAGTCTGACGTCATCACCATTCCCAACATGTTGGTGCTG GGCGCAGCGGTGATGCTGGAGGACCTGCCCTATGCACTGCGGCTGTTTATCAGCGCCACCTTCAAGACGTTCAAGGAAGGTCCCTTCCTGACCAAGACGGTGGAAGAGCTGATGTGGGGCTATGACAGCAAACTGGTCGAGTTCCTCAACAAGTACCTGCCGGGCATGCTGCCGTCCACAGGAAAGTTTGGCCTCTTTGCAGAG tttaataACTCCAATACTGGTCTATTCACCATCCACACCGGGAGAGATGACATCAGAAACGTCCACAAAGTCGACTCCTGGAATGGCCTCACTGAg CTGAGCTACTGGAGGACACCTCAGTGTAACATGATCAATGGAACAGCCGGGCAGCTGTGGCCTCCTTTTATGACAAAAGAGACCACTCTGCCTTTCTACAGCCCAGACGCCTGCAG ATCTCTGGAGCTTGTGTATCAGCGACTAGGCGTGATGAAAGGCATCCCTCTGTATCGATATGTCGCTCCCAAGACCATGTTCGCGAATGGGACGGATTATCTTCCAAATGAAGGCTTCTGCCCCTGCAGACAGTCTGGGCTGCTCAACGTCAGTAGCTGCCGCTACA ACTCTCCGGTCTTCATCTCTCATCCTCACTTCTTTAATGCTGATCCTGTGCTGCTGGACTACGTGCTGGGTCTTCACCCCACTGAGGAGGAGCACGGCCTTTTCATTGACATTCATCCT ctCACAGGTGTCCCTCTGAATGTCTCCATACGTCTACAGCTTAACCTCTACATGAAGAAAATATCAGGAATTAC AGAAACTGGAAAGATTTCTGAGGTGGTGATGCCCATGCTGTGGTTTGAGGAG AACGGATACATTGATGGACCAATCCTCACTACGTTCCACACTAACCTGGTTATTCTCCCTGCTGTCATGGAGTACATGCAGTACATCTTCATAGCCCTCGGCCTGCTCACCACCATAGTGGCCGTCCTGGTGTATTACAAAGTCAAG AGGTCTAGTAATAGAGCAGCGACTTCTCCATTCTTTGAGAATTCTTGGGTTTGTACAACCGTCTCATACAAATCATCCAAATCGAGAAACAGCTTTCCAACttaa